In Phosphitispora fastidiosa, the genomic stretch ACACAGCCACAAGAGTGGCCGGGGCAGCTGTGGCCGGAGATGACAGGCTGGTTTCGGAACGGTTTATTCACAACCTGAAAACACATTCCCAGAACATTATTCCCATGATTCAGCAGGTGCTGGATGATGCCGGCATTAAACCGGCAGAACTGGATGGTATTGCTGTTACCAGCGGCCCGGGGTCATTCACCGGGCTGAGGATTGGGATGGCTGTTGCTAAGACCATGGGCCAGGCGTTGGATATACCTGTTGTGGGAGTTTCTACCCTGAGGGTTTTGGCTTGGAATTACTACCGGGCATCGGGGCTGATTTGCCCTGTTCTTGACGCCAGAAGAAATGAGGTTTACGCAGGAATCTACGGGTCAGGTCCAGAAGGTTTGGAGGAACTGGTAAGACCGGCGGCCATGCCTGTGGAACAGCTTTTGGACGAATTATCGCGATACCGCGAAAATGTTATCTTTTTGGGTGACGGAGTTCCGGTTTACCGGGATACTATCATCACCCGGCTTGGCTCCCGGGCTTTATTCGGGACTATGATTAACAGTTTTCCCAGGGCCGGGGCTGCTGCCGAACTTGGGATGGTTCAGCTGCAGCAGGGCCAGACAGAGGATTATACTTTTATGCAGCCGGTATATCTCCGGAAGTCGGAGGCTGAAACTACCTGGGAGAAAAAACACGGGCAATGATGTGAGGCGAATCAGATGGATAATACGAAAACACCCGTCCGGATTAAGCGGATGTGTAAGGCATACCTTGACGAGGTCGTGGCCATAGAGAATACATCTTTTCCTACGCCATGGTCACGAATGGCATTTTCTCATGAAATTGACAATAATGATTTTGCTTATTATATTGCTGCACTTGCAGGGGATAGGGTCATCGGGTATGCCGGGATGTGGATAATCCTTGATGAAGGGCATGTGACAACACTCGCGGTCCACCCTTCTTACAGGAGGAAGCAGGTCGGGGGAACGCTGCTTTGCGAGCTTTTTAAAGAAGCCCTCTGCAGGGGCTGCCAAAAAATGACTCTTGAAGTCAGGCCATCCAATTTTGCAGCCCTGAGGCTTTATGAAAATACGGGATTTATTTCCCATGGGGTCAGGCACGGTTACTATTCTGATACCGGTGAAGATGCAGTTATCATGTGGAAGAACCTTCGCAAAGATACCTGAAAGGTGTGGTCAAGTGTCGGCAGAGACAATCATACTTGGAATAGAAACATCTTGTGATGAAACATCGGCTGCTGTAATTGCAGATGGCAGCAGAATTATGTCAAGTGTTATTTCATCACAGGTCCCGGTGCATCAGAGATTCGGGGGCGTGGTTCCCGAAATAGCGTCCCGGAAGCATGTGGAACTGATAAACTCGGTAATTCGCCAGAGCTTAGACGAAGCCGGGGTTACTTTTAAGGATCTTACCGCTGTTGCGGTAACTTACGGTCCTGGACTGGTGGGGGCGCTCCTGGTCGGTGTTTCCGCTGCCAAGGCCTTGGCGTACACTCTTGACCTGCCCCTTATCGGGCTGAATCATGTGGAATGCCATATCTATGCTAATTTCCTCACCAGGCCTCCGGAGCTTCCGGTAGTCTGCCTGGTGGTTTCCGGTGGGCACACGGACCTGATCTTTATCCAAGCTCACGGAAGTTATGAACTCATCGGGAGAACCCGGGATGATGCTGCCGGAGAAGCCTTTGACAAGGTGGCCAGGGTCATGGGACTGGGATACCCTGGCGGTCCTCTGATAGACAGGCTGGCAGCCGGGGGAAATCCCGCAGCTATTGATTTCCCCAGGGCTTACCTGGAGAATAACAGTTTTGATTTCAGCTTCAGCGGGCTTAAGTCATCTGTTCTCAATTACCTCAACAAGGCAAAAATGAGAGGTGAAGAGATAGAACAGACTGATCTGGCGGCCAGCTTTCAGGGAGCGGTGGTCGATGTACTTAGCGATAAAACCGTGGCGGCTGCCGTGAAATATGGGGTAAGTACCGTTCTGCTGGCCGGCGGGGTTGCAGCCAATACCGGACTGAGACGGGAATTGACACGAAGGGCCCAATCTTTTGGTATCAGTGTCAGGTATCCGGAACCGGTCTTTTGTACCGACAATGCCGCTATGGTAGCCTGTGCCGGTTATTACAGGTATCTGCGGCGCGAGTTTGCCCCTCTTACTCTCAATGCTGTACCGGGTCTGAAGCTTGGTAAAGATGCCTATTGAACTCAAAAATATATTTTTCAGGGAATCCGGGAACACCTGTTTTGTGGATGAAAAGTACCTGTGGATAATGTGGATAAGTCTGTTGATAACTTGAAAAACGGGGAGTTTTACATGTGTAAAACACTTTCGTCCACAGAGCAGCAGGCCGGTGTGGATTTTGTGGAAAAGTGCCATCAGAATGTATTCTGTAAGGAACAGGAGATGTGGAAAAGGAGGGAATTTATTTGCTGCCGGTGCTTTTTGAATATGGGGCTTTTACTGTCTATGCCTGGGGATTTACCCTGAGCCTGGCAATTCTGCTGGGGACGATGGTTGCTGTAAGACTCGCCCGGGGCATTGGAATGGAACCTGACCGGATACTGGATCTTGTCATTGTTCTTGTTGTGGGCGGAGTGGTTGGCGCCAGACTGTTTTACGTTTTCGTGTATGAGCCTGGAAGATATCTGCAGGAACCCCTCCAGATATTTGCTATCTGGAAGGGCGGACTCGTTTATTATGGGGCTTTGATAGGTGGTTTCATAACCGGAACCTGGTATGTAATCAGAAAAAAGCTTCCTTTCTGGTCCCTGGCTGACCTGGTGTCGCCCCCCCTGGCCCTGGGCTATGGGATAGTACGGCTGGGATGCTTTATGAATGGCTGCTGTTACGGAAAAGAAACCGAGTCGTTTCTGGGGGTCGTCTTCCCGTATATTGAAGGTGCGCCCTGTCCTGACCTGATTGCCCGTTACCCTACTCAGCTTTTTTCTTCAGCTATCGGGTTTTTGCTTTTCGGGGTCTTGATGTTTGTCTGGAAGCGTAAAAAATTTGATGGGCAGGTATTTTTATTATTCCTGATACTTTATGGGATTGGCAGATCAATTGTGGAATCCTTCCGGGAGAACCTGCTGGTATTTGGAAATGTTACGGTATCCCAGTTGGTAAGTGCCATTATTGTTCTGGCTGCAATTGTTTTCTACCGCTTGCGAAGCCAACAGAAACATCATGGAGGGGGAGAATGATAAAACCTCCCGACTACCTGATATATGAATCTGCTTTCAGGGGGAATATTTTGCCGGTAACATCTTTATGTAATGTAAGCTGCATGTTCTGCAGTCACCGACATAACCCCCCGGGCATACAAATATATAAAACAGGACCGCGGTCTCTGGAAGAAGTGGCCCAAACCCTGCAGTTTATCTCACCTGAAGATAAAATAGTTATTGGAGAGTCTGT encodes the following:
- the tsaD gene encoding tRNA (adenosine(37)-N6)-threonylcarbamoyltransferase complex transferase subunit TsaD, with amino-acid sequence MSAETIILGIETSCDETSAAVIADGSRIMSSVISSQVPVHQRFGGVVPEIASRKHVELINSVIRQSLDEAGVTFKDLTAVAVTYGPGLVGALLVGVSAAKALAYTLDLPLIGLNHVECHIYANFLTRPPELPVVCLVVSGGHTDLIFIQAHGSYELIGRTRDDAAGEAFDKVARVMGLGYPGGPLIDRLAAGGNPAAIDFPRAYLENNSFDFSFSGLKSSVLNYLNKAKMRGEEIEQTDLAASFQGAVVDVLSDKTVAAAVKYGVSTVLLAGGVAANTGLRRELTRRAQSFGISVRYPEPVFCTDNAAMVACAGYYRYLRREFAPLTLNAVPGLKLGKDAY
- the rimI gene encoding ribosomal protein S18-alanine N-acetyltransferase; its protein translation is MDNTKTPVRIKRMCKAYLDEVVAIENTSFPTPWSRMAFSHEIDNNDFAYYIAALAGDRVIGYAGMWIILDEGHVTTLAVHPSYRRKQVGGTLLCELFKEALCRGCQKMTLEVRPSNFAALRLYENTGFISHGVRHGYYSDTGEDAVIMWKNLRKDT
- the lgt gene encoding prolipoprotein diacylglyceryl transferase, which gives rise to MLFEYGAFTVYAWGFTLSLAILLGTMVAVRLARGIGMEPDRILDLVIVLVVGGVVGARLFYVFVYEPGRYLQEPLQIFAIWKGGLVYYGALIGGFITGTWYVIRKKLPFWSLADLVSPPLALGYGIVRLGCFMNGCCYGKETESFLGVVFPYIEGAPCPDLIARYPTQLFSSAIGFLLFGVLMFVWKRKKFDGQVFLLFLILYGIGRSIVESFRENLLVFGNVTVSQLVSAIIVLAAIVFYRLRSQQKHHGGGE
- the tsaB gene encoding tRNA (adenosine(37)-N6)-threonylcarbamoyltransferase complex dimerization subunit type 1 TsaB, whose amino-acid sequence is MYILGIDTATRVAGAAVAGDDRLVSERFIHNLKTHSQNIIPMIQQVLDDAGIKPAELDGIAVTSGPGSFTGLRIGMAVAKTMGQALDIPVVGVSTLRVLAWNYYRASGLICPVLDARRNEVYAGIYGSGPEGLEELVRPAAMPVEQLLDELSRYRENVIFLGDGVPVYRDTIITRLGSRALFGTMINSFPRAGAAAELGMVQLQQGQTEDYTFMQPVYLRKSEAETTWEKKHGQ